The Oecophyllibacter saccharovorans sequence CATGCCAAGCGGCGCTTCGTCCATCCGGACAATATCCGTGAGCTGGGCCGTGTGCTCAAACCCCAGGCCACCTGGCGCATCGCCAGCGATCATACGGTCTACCAGGAATGGGTGGAAGAGATCATGACCACGCCGGAGGCACAGGCCCTGTTCGACTACGTCTCCTGCGTTCAGGAACGCCCTGCCGACTGGTCACCGACGCGTTACGAAGCCAAGGCCTTCCGTGAGGGACGCCAACCTTTTTACTGGATTTTTCGCCGGCGCGGGTAAACACTCTTTCCCGTTTTCACCGCCCGCCCTCATGAGCAGGAGACCGCCTGATGACATCCGCTTCCCACCATTCACACTCTCACGGCCATTCCCACCATGAAGGGGCGCATGATGAGATTGAGCGTGAGGAAATGGCTTATGACGTCGTCATCGTCGGTGGCGGGCCGGCGGGGCTTTCTGCTGCGATCCGCCTCAAGCAACTCGATCCGGAACGCTCGGTGTGCCTGATCGAGAAAGGCAGCGAGATCGGTGCCCAGATTGTCTCCGGCGCCGTGATCGAACCCCGCGCCCTGAACGAGCTTCTGCCGGACTGGAAAGAGCGCGGTGCACCGCTCAACACGCCGGTGACCGAAGAAAAGCTGCTTTACCTCACGCCCACCAAAGCCTTTCCCATTCCGGCCCTGCATCTTTTCATGCCTGCCATGGACAATCGGGGCAATTACGTCATTTCCCTGGGGGATTTCTGCCGCTGGCTTGCCGAACAGGCGGAAGCGCTGGGGGTGGAGATCTATCCCGGTTTTGCCGGCGCGCATCTGCATGTCAATCACGAGGGGCGCGTTGAAGGCGTGGTCACCGGAGACATGGGTGTGGGACGTGATGGCAAGCCGCGCAGCGATTTCGCCCCTGGCATGCTGCTGCGTGGCCGTCAGGTCATTCTTTCCGAAGGCGCGCGCGGCTCGTTGAGCGGCGAGGCCATGAGCCGCTTCTTTCTGCGTGAGGGAGTCGATCCCCAGACCTACGGCCTCGGCATCAAGGAAGTCTGGGAAATTCCCAAGGAGAATCACCGCCCGGGCTTCGTACAGCACAGCTTCGGCTGGCCGATGGACAATCACACCTACGGAGGGGCGTTCCTCTATCATTTCGGTGAGAACCTGGTCAGCTATGGCTTTGTCACAGCGCTTGACTACCAGAACCCCTGGCTCTCTCCCTTCGAGGAGATGCAGCGCACCAAGCTTCACCCCGCTTTCCGGCCGCATTTTGAAGGCGGGCGGCGCCTGACCTATGGCGCGCGCGTCATCACCGAGGGCGGCCTGCAGTCTCTGCCACGTCTCTCTTTCCCAGGCGGCGTGCTGACAGGCGACAGCGCCGGTTTTCTCAACATGCCCAAGATCAAAGGCACCCATACCGCCATGAAGTCAGGCATGCTGGCCGCTGAAGCCGTGCATGAGGCCCTGGAGCAGAACGCGTTTGAAGCCACCAGCTACCAGACCCGCGTGCAGGAATCGTGGCTGTGGTCGGAGCTGTATACAGCGCGCAACATCCGCCCTTCCTTCTCCAAATGGGGCATGATGGGAGGCGCGCTCTACAGCGGTGTGGACAGCCTGCTCTTCCGCGGTCATGCACCCTGGACCCTGCACCATCACCGCCCGGACTGCGACACGCTGCGCCATGCCGATCACTGCCGCAAACCGGATTATCCCAAACCCGACAACACGCTGACCTTCGATCGCCCGAGCTCGCTCTATCTCAGCAATATCAGCTATGACGAGAACCAGCCCTGCCACCTGAAGCTGCGCGATCAGCACCTGTGGGCTTCGGTCAATGAGCGCCTCTATGCCGCCCCTGAAACCCGCTACTGCCCGGCAGGCGTATATGAAGTGGAAACGAGCGGGGAGGATGAACGGCCGAAACTGCGCATCAACGCGCAGAACTGCCTGCAGTGCAAAAGCTGCGACATCAAGGATCCTGCCCAGGACATTCACTGGACCGTGCCCGAAGGCGGCAGCGGACCGAACTATCCCTCCGGCATGTGAAACGCTGCTGGCAGAAAGCCCGAACGACCGGAACCCTCGCAGCCTCGCCTCCATGAGCAAATTGTAAGGCTGCTCTTAAAAGGGCGGTTTGGCTTTCATGCGGCTTTCTGGCAAAAAGCCCGGCATGGACAGACGCAGTCCGGCCAGGATGAAAACCAGGGCCGGCCTGCGCTACAACAAGGCTCACATCCGAGGAATGACCATGAAGGTTCTTGTACCCGTCAAACGGGTCGTTGATTACAACATCAAGCCCCGTGTGGCTGCCGATGGCAGCGGCGTCGAGACGCAAGGGCTGAAGATGTCCATGAATCCGTTTGATGAAGTGGCTCTGGAAGAAGCCGTGCGGCTGCGTGAGAACGGAGGGGCAGCTGAAGTCATCGTCGTGGCCATCGGTCCAAAGGCGACAGCAGACACGTTGCGCACCGCCATGGCCATGGGGGCTGACCGGGCCATCCATATCCTGACTGATGAAGCGGCCGGACATGACGGGGGAATTGAACCCCTGGCCATGGCCCACCTGCTTGAGGAAGTGGTGAAAAAGGAGCAGCCCGGACTGGTCAGCATCGGCAAACAGGCTATTGACGACGACATGAGCGTGACAGGCCAGATCCTGGCCGCACGCCTTGGCTGGCCACAAGCCACATTTGCCAGCAAGCTCGAGCTCCTGCCGGAAGGCCGCGCCCGCGTCACACGCGAGATCGATGGCGGAGTGGAAGTGGTGGAGGTGAGCCTGCCTGCCGTCATCACGGCGGATCTGCGCCTCAATAATCCACGTTTTGCCACGCTGCCCAACATCATGAAAGCGCGCAAGAAACCGATCGAGACGATCGAGGCCGGTTCTCTCGGCGCCGACACCAAACCGCGCCTTGAAACCCTCAACGTGCGCGAACCCGCTGAACGCAAGCCCGGGATCATTGTCAGCAGCGTCGAAGAGCTGCTCGACAAGCTCAAGAACGAAGCGAAGGTGCTCTGATGTCCGTTCTTCTCATGCTTGAAAGCGAAGCCGGCAAGCTCCGCAAATCCGCCCGTGCCGCCCTCGCCGCCGCCCGTCGCCTGGCCGGAAAGGCGGAGCACAAGATTGATGTTCTCCTGTTCAGCGGTTCCGGCGGGCATGACGGCCAGCAGGCCGCTGAGGAAGCATCCCGGCTGCCCGGGGTTGGCAAGGTCCTGCATGCGCCGACCCATCCCCTGGCCGAGCAGGCTGCGCCCTTTCTGGCCCAGCATGCCCGCAACTACACCCATGTTGTCGCCCCTGCCTCAGCCACAGGCAAGGACGTGCTGCCGCGCGCGGCAGGACTGGTGGACGTGCAGCCGATCACCGATGTGGTGGAGGTCATTGATGAGGCCACCTTCGTGCGCCCCATCTATGCCGGCAATGCCCTGGCAACCGTGCGCTCCAGCGATCCGGTCAAAATGCTGACGGTCCGGCCCTCCAGCTTTGAAGCGGCAGAAGGCGAAAGCGAAACGCCTGCGCCGGTGGAAACAGTCCAGCTGCCTGAAACCTCCCAGGCGCGCTTCATAAAACGCGATCTGGCCAGCTCTGAGCGTCCGGATCTGGAATCGGCCCGCGTGGTGATCTCAGGTGGCAAGGGGCTTAAGGATACTGATCATTTCCACAAGCTGCTGGAACCCGTCGCAGACAAGCTCGGCGCTGCGATCGGTGCCTCCCGTGCTGCAGTGGATGCCGGTTTCGCCCCCAATGAAATGCAGGTCGGCCAGACCGGCAAGATCGTTGCGCCCGAGCTCTACGTGGCTGTTGGGCTTTCGGGTGCCATTCAGCATCTGGCAGGCATGAAGGACAGCCGGGTGATCGTGGCAATCAACCTGGATCCTGAAGCGCCCATCTTTCGCGTGGCTGATTATGGCATCGTGGGCGACCTGTTTGAGATCCTGCCCCAGCTGCAGGAAAAACTCTGAGTTCTCCCTCTGTCCGGAGAAGGCCGCCAGACGCTTGACAGGCCTTCTCCGGTGCGCTCTGCCGGTATTTTTAGCTTGCGTCA is a genomic window containing:
- a CDS encoding electron transfer flavoprotein subunit beta/FixA family protein; protein product: MKVLVPVKRVVDYNIKPRVAADGSGVETQGLKMSMNPFDEVALEEAVRLRENGGAAEVIVVAIGPKATADTLRTAMAMGADRAIHILTDEAAGHDGGIEPLAMAHLLEEVVKKEQPGLVSIGKQAIDDDMSVTGQILAARLGWPQATFASKLELLPEGRARVTREIDGGVEVVEVSLPAVITADLRLNNPRFATLPNIMKARKKPIETIEAGSLGADTKPRLETLNVREPAERKPGIIVSSVEELLDKLKNEAKVL
- a CDS encoding electron transfer flavoprotein-ubiquinone oxidoreductase; the encoded protein is MAYDVVIVGGGPAGLSAAIRLKQLDPERSVCLIEKGSEIGAQIVSGAVIEPRALNELLPDWKERGAPLNTPVTEEKLLYLTPTKAFPIPALHLFMPAMDNRGNYVISLGDFCRWLAEQAEALGVEIYPGFAGAHLHVNHEGRVEGVVTGDMGVGRDGKPRSDFAPGMLLRGRQVILSEGARGSLSGEAMSRFFLREGVDPQTYGLGIKEVWEIPKENHRPGFVQHSFGWPMDNHTYGGAFLYHFGENLVSYGFVTALDYQNPWLSPFEEMQRTKLHPAFRPHFEGGRRLTYGARVITEGGLQSLPRLSFPGGVLTGDSAGFLNMPKIKGTHTAMKSGMLAAEAVHEALEQNAFEATSYQTRVQESWLWSELYTARNIRPSFSKWGMMGGALYSGVDSLLFRGHAPWTLHHHRPDCDTLRHADHCRKPDYPKPDNTLTFDRPSSLYLSNISYDENQPCHLKLRDQHLWASVNERLYAAPETRYCPAGVYEVETSGEDERPKLRINAQNCLQCKSCDIKDPAQDIHWTVPEGGSGPNYPSGM
- a CDS encoding FAD-binding protein is translated as MSVLLMLESEAGKLRKSARAALAAARRLAGKAEHKIDVLLFSGSGGHDGQQAAEEASRLPGVGKVLHAPTHPLAEQAAPFLAQHARNYTHVVAPASATGKDVLPRAAGLVDVQPITDVVEVIDEATFVRPIYAGNALATVRSSDPVKMLTVRPSSFEAAEGESETPAPVETVQLPETSQARFIKRDLASSERPDLESARVVISGGKGLKDTDHFHKLLEPVADKLGAAIGASRAAVDAGFAPNEMQVGQTGKIVAPELYVAVGLSGAIQHLAGMKDSRVIVAINLDPEAPIFRVADYGIVGDLFEILPQLQEKL